Genomic window (Candidatus Krumholzibacteriota bacterium):
CGATGCCGAGCGCCGCCATGAAGTCCGCCCGCTCCTCTTCGGGAAGCTCGGCGATCTCCCGCTCGAGGAGCGCCGAGAGGCACACGACGGGCGCCTCCCCCGCCTCCGCTTCGATCGCCTCGTCGTCTCCGGGATCCCCGGTTCCCTCGTCGACGTTGAGGACGACGGCGACCGGCTTCATCGTGAGGAGATGGAGCTGCCGGACGATCGATGCCTCCTCCTCTGTGCGGATCGCCTCGGCTGCGGGCCGCTCCTGCTCGAGCACCTCCTGCAACCGGAGCTGGAGCTCGAGCTCGGCTCCGTCGCGCTCGCGGCGCCAGTGCGGCTTCCCCTGCTTCTCGCCGAGCCGCTCGATCCGGACGGCGACCGTCTCGAGATCGGCGAGCAGGAACTCGGCGCGCAGGTCGCGGAGTTCCCGCGCCGCGCCGGCCCCCTCCCCGAAGGCGCCGATGACGAGGACGAACATGTCGGCCGTCCGGACGTTGTCGAGCAGGCGCCGCGCGAGCGCGCGCCCCGTCTCGTCGGAGAAGTCGAGCCCGGGGATGTCGAGACAGTCGATCGTCGCCAGGGTGACCTTCCGCGGCTCGTAGAGGGAGGTGAGCCAGGTCACGCGCTCGTCGGGAACGGGGACGATCGCGCCGTGCGCCGAGGGATCGCCGGGCGCGGCGGGGGGCAACCCGCTGATCGCCGAGAAGAGGGTGCTCTTCCCCGACTGGGGACAGCCCGCCAGTACGACCCTCATGACTTTTCCCCGCCTTCGTCGAAACCGGCGGCCGCCCCGGCGAGATCGAGACGCAAGAGATCGAGCGCGGCGGCGCACGCCCGCCGCCGGACGAGGTCGCGGTCGCCGGAAAAGCGGAGGCGCCGGCAGCGGGTTCCCGAGGGACCGTCGACCGCGACGAAGACGAGACCGACCGGTTTGCCCAGCCGTGCCCCCGTCGGTCCGGCGATCCCCGTGGTGGCGATCGCCCGGTCGGCGCCGGCGGTGCGGCACGCGCCGGCGGCCATCTCGAGCGCCGTCGGGCGGCTCACCGCGCCGTGGGCGGCGATCGTCTCGGGGCGCACGCCGAGCCGCGCCTGTTTCGCTTCGTCGCCGTACGTCACGAAACCCTCGAGGAAACACGCGCTCGCGCCGGGAACCGAGACGATCGCCGAGGCCACGAGCCCGCCGGTGAGCGATTCGGCGACGGCGAGGGTCTCGCCCCGGCCGACGAGGGCGGCGACGATCGTCTCCTCGAGCCGCGTCTCCCCCTCGGCGTAGAGGAGGTCGCCGAGAAGGCCGCGGATCGATGCCTCGAGTTCGGCGTTTCCCGCTGGCAGGTAGAGATCGACGCCGCGCTCGCCCGAGATGACGCCCAGTTCGCCGGGCAGGCGGCCGAGTGCGGCGGCGAGACGATCCTCGAGCGCCGACTCGGAGATTCCGGCCGTCCTGAGCACGGTCCGCGGGGGGCCGGCGAGCCCTGCCAGCGCCGGTTCGACGCATGAGCGGAACATCGGCCGCATCTCGGCGGGCGGCCCGGGCAGCAAAAAGAGCCGGAACCCCTTTCCCGCCACATCGAGCCCGGGGGCCGCCCCGACCGTGTTGGGTATGAGGAGCGCGCCCGCGGGCACCGTCGCCATCGCCCCGTACCCCGGGGGCATCTTTCGGCCGAACGAGGCGAAGCGCAGGCGGATCGCCTCGAGTGCCTCCGGCAGCGTCTCCGTCCTTCCGCCGAGGGCGGCGACGGCCGCCGCCCGGGTCACGTCGTCCCCGGTGGAGCCGAGTCCGCCGGTGACGATCACCACGCCCCCGCGGCGGATCGCCCCGCGGAGAAAGGCCGTCACGGCGGCGACGTCGTCGGGGAGGACGGTGATTTGCTCGGGCTCGAGGCCGAGCGCGCCGAGTTTGCGGGCGATATGGGCCGTGTTGGTGTCGGCGACCCGCCCCGAAAGGAGCTCGCCGCCGACGGCGATCAGTTCGATCCGTCTCTTCATCCGTTCCTCGCCGGCACGGGGCCGGTCACGGCAGAGAGTTCAGGTACGGGACGAGCAGCGCGAGGACCGCGCGCGCGTAGAGCCCGGCGAGCAGATCGTCGAGGACGACGCCGAGCCCGCCCCCGGCTCCCTCGGCGCGGCG
Coding sequences:
- the ychF gene encoding redox-regulated ATPase YchF, with product MRVVLAGCPQSGKSTLFSAISGLPPAAPGDPSAHGAIVPVPDERVTWLTSLYEPRKVTLATIDCLDIPGLDFSDETGRALARRLLDNVRTADMFVLVIGAFGEGAGAARELRDLRAEFLLADLETVAVRIERLGEKQGKPHWRRERDGAELELQLRLQEVLEQERPAAEAIRTEEEASIVRQLHLLTMKPVAVVLNVDEGTGDPGDDEAIEAEAGEAPVVCLSALLEREIAELPEEERADFMAALGIETPAAARFVRVCYEALGLVSFLTVGSDEVRAWPIPRGTTAVEAAGRIHSDIRRGFIRAETISYAALRELGSEKAVRAAGRARLEGKQYIVQDGDIISFRFNV
- a CDS encoding nicotinamide-nucleotide amidohydrolase family protein — protein: MKRRIELIAVGGELLSGRVADTNTAHIARKLGALGLEPEQITVLPDDVAAVTAFLRGAIRRGGVVIVTGGLGSTGDDVTRAAAVAALGGRTETLPEALEAIRLRFASFGRKMPPGYGAMATVPAGALLIPNTVGAAPGLDVAGKGFRLFLLPGPPAEMRPMFRSCVEPALAGLAGPPRTVLRTAGISESALEDRLAAALGRLPGELGVISGERGVDLYLPAGNAELEASIRGLLGDLLYAEGETRLEETIVAALVGRGETLAVAESLTGGLVASAIVSVPGASACFLEGFVTYGDEAKQARLGVRPETIAAHGAVSRPTALEMAAGACRTAGADRAIATTGIAGPTGARLGKPVGLVFVAVDGPSGTRCRRLRFSGDRDLVRRRACAAALDLLRLDLAGAAAGFDEGGEKS